The Meiothermus sp. genome segment CTGCGTTTCGCCTATGCCGTGCTGGCCGAAGCAGCGCTGTCGTTTCTGGGGCTGGGCATCCAGCCACCCTTTCCGGCCCTGGGCTCTATGGTCTCGGAGGGCCGGGCTTTTCTTTCGCTCTCACCCTGGGGCTCGCTGGTGCCCGGTTCTGCCATCGTGCTGATGGTGCTGGGTTTCAACCTGCTGGGCGACGGTCTGCGCGACGCTCTCGACCCCCGGCTGCGGCAACGGTAGGCCTCACTTCTCAGCGGTACAATTGTGGTTATGTACCGGTATAATCAGTTGCTACACAAGGAGGCGCGATGAAAAAACTGATGGTTCTGTTGGTTCTGGCCCTGGCTGCGGTATCGCTGGCGCAAAAGTCGGGCGGCATCCTGCGGGCCGGCATGCAAACCGACCCGGTAGGGCTCGACCCCCACACCACCAACGCCACCGCCAGCCGCAACGTGCTGGAAAACATCTACGACACCCTGGTGATGCTCGACAGCAAAGGTCGCATCGTGCCCGGTCTAGCCCAGTCCTGGACGGTCTCGCAGGACGGCCTGACCTGGACCTTCCGCCTGCGGCCAGGTGTGACCTTCCACAACGGCGATCCCCTCAAGGCCTCCGATGTGGCCTTCTCCATCAACCGTATCAAAGACCCGGCCACCAAGAGCCCCCGCGCCAACGACTTTGCGGTGGTGCGCTCGGTCACGGCGCCCAACGACAGCACCGTGGTCATCACCCTTTCCCAGCCTTTTACGCCGCTGCTGGCCAAGCTGGCCTTCAGCACCAACGTAATTGTTTCGGAGAAGGTAACCAGGGAAAACAACAACGACCTGAACAAAGCGGTTATCGGGACTGGCCCTTTCCGCTTCGTGGAGTACATCCCCCAGACCCGGCTGGTAGTGCGTAAGTGGGACAAGTACTGGCAAAAGGACAACCAGGGCCGCCCCTTGCCCTACCTCGATGGCATCACCTACACCTTCTACCCCGACCCCGCCGCCCGCTCCACTGCCCTGCGGGCCGGGGCGGTGGACTGGATCGAGTACGTCACTGCTGCCGATGTGCGCCCGCTTAAGGCCGACCGCAACCTGACCGTGGTGGGCGGCCCCTCGGCCAACTTCCGGGCCCTTTATTTCAACACCACCAAAGAACCCTACAACAACCCCAAGGTGCGCCAGGCCATCGCCTATGCCATTGACAAAAAGGCCATTGTGGATCTGGCTCTCTTTGGTACCGGCGGCATTGTGGCCCGGGGCACCACCATCCCCGCAGGGGCCTACGCCTACACCAACAGCCCCTACAACACCCGCGATGTGGCCAGAGCCAAGCAGCTTCTGGCCGAAGCCGGCCTGGCCAACGGCTTCACCATGAACCTCTACGTCACCTCCACCTACGACTTCCTGCGCACTCCGGCAGACGTCATCCGCGACAACCTGGCCGAGGTGGGCATCCGGGTCAACATCCAGGCCGAAGACTGGAACGTCTATCTGCCCAAAGCCCTGCGCAGCGAGTTCGATGTTACCCTCCTGGGCACCTCGGGGCAGGCCGACCCCGACGACTACCTCTTCAATACCTTCCACCCCACCTCGGCCCTGAACCTCTCCAAGTACAAGAACGACCGCGTTACCCAGCTTCTGGAGCAGGGCCGCCGCGTAGCCAGCCAGGCCGAGCGCCAGCGCATCTACACCCAGGTGCAGGAGCTGGTCTTGCAGGACAGCCCCATGGCCTTCCTGTTCCACTCGGCCCAGTACGAGGCCATGAACCGCCGCGTGCAGGGCTTTTTGCATTTCCCCAACACCAGCTACCTGGCCTTCCGCTACACCTGGCTACAGTAGCATCTGATAGACGCTGGGGCGAACCCTCGAGTTCGCCCTTTTTTTGCGCTCTTCGCACCACATTTGCCGAGCAATTCCTCAGAGATAATCGGGCCATGCGGCTGCTGGCCTTTGGTTTACTTGGACTGGGTCTGGCCCTGGCCCACTTCGCCCCACCCTTGCCCGACGCAAAAATTGCTCCACCCTCTCGGCAGTTTGGCCTGCCGCTGCAAGGCCCGCCAGGCCCCGATACCTGGCTTTTGGGGCAGCTTTACGGCAACACCACCGGGGCCTACCGCCAGCGGAGTAGCGCCTACCGGGCCGGGCAGGGGATTCACTTTGGCCTGGACTTTTCGGCCCGTTGTGGCACCCCCGTGGTGGCCATTGGGGATGGGGTGGTGGTAGAGGTAGATGGGCCGCACGGCTCTCCGCCGCACAACCTGGTGATTGACCACGGTAACGGGCTGGCCAGCCTGTATGGGCATTTATTGGAGCGCCCCGCTTTGCGGGTGGGCACCCGGGTACGGCGCGGGCAGGTAGTGGGCAAGGTAGGCGATTCGCAGTATAGCTGCACCGCCGCCCCCCACCTGCATCTGGAGATCCGCGACAGCTCTCACCAGCGCTTTTTTAACCCGATTCCCTACATCGCTGCCGACTGGGAGACGCTGACTTTGCTGGGGGGGTTCTCGAGGGGGTTTCAGCGCGACCTGAACAACCCCCGCCGCTGGCAGTTCCCCGACCAGCAGCCCGAAGCCCGTCGCGGCGGCCCCCTGCTCAACAACTACGCTAAAGCCTGGCCAGCAACCCTGGCAAGCAAACCCCAGCCCAGCGCTGTGGCGAATAGTTTTGCCGATTTGCCGGGCCTCTCCTTGCTCTTTGGTGCGACCGGACTGGAGTTTACCCGCACCCCCAACCCCCGCCGCCTCACCTCCGGTGGCTGCTGCGTGAGCCCCCTCTGGAGCCCCGACTCCAGCACGGTGCTCTTCCTTGACAAGCCTGGCCCTCAAAGCCCCGTTGCCCTCTACGGGGTGTCTGTCCTGCAGCCCGGCACACCCAGGCCCGTGCTACCGGTTGCCCATTACAACAAAAACTTTACCTATGCCCTGCTCCCCGGAAGGCCCAGCCTGATCGAGCGTTTGTCCGATGG includes the following:
- a CDS encoding ABC transporter substrate-binding protein, which translates into the protein MKKLMVLLVLALAAVSLAQKSGGILRAGMQTDPVGLDPHTTNATASRNVLENIYDTLVMLDSKGRIVPGLAQSWTVSQDGLTWTFRLRPGVTFHNGDPLKASDVAFSINRIKDPATKSPRANDFAVVRSVTAPNDSTVVITLSQPFTPLLAKLAFSTNVIVSEKVTRENNNDLNKAVIGTGPFRFVEYIPQTRLVVRKWDKYWQKDNQGRPLPYLDGITYTFYPDPAARSTALRAGAVDWIEYVTAADVRPLKADRNLTVVGGPSANFRALYFNTTKEPYNNPKVRQAIAYAIDKKAIVDLALFGTGGIVARGTTIPAGAYAYTNSPYNTRDVARAKQLLAEAGLANGFTMNLYVTSTYDFLRTPADVIRDNLAEVGIRVNIQAEDWNVYLPKALRSEFDVTLLGTSGQADPDDYLFNTFHPTSALNLSKYKNDRVTQLLEQGRRVASQAERQRIYTQVQELVLQDSPMAFLFHSAQYEAMNRRVQGFLHFPNTSYLAFRYTWLQ
- a CDS encoding peptidoglycan DD-metalloendopeptidase family protein, encoding MRLLAFGLLGLGLALAHFAPPLPDAKIAPPSRQFGLPLQGPPGPDTWLLGQLYGNTTGAYRQRSSAYRAGQGIHFGLDFSARCGTPVVAIGDGVVVEVDGPHGSPPHNLVIDHGNGLASLYGHLLERPALRVGTRVRRGQVVGKVGDSQYSCTAAPHLHLEIRDSSHQRFFNPIPYIAADWETLTLLGGFSRGFQRDLNNPRRWQFPDQQPEARRGGPLLNNYAKAWPATLASKPQPSAVANSFADLPGLSLLFGATGLEFTRTPNPRRLTSGGCCVSPLWSPDSSTVLFLDKPGPQSPVALYGVSVLQPGTPRPVLPVAHYNKNFTYALLPGRPSLIERLSDGQLFYLETQGGNVVWSPSSQRLAWNTTQLEGNFDRRRSDIWVAPLGGAPQRVATVYGGGLTGWLDEETLLLTGKRNPEDALRNLETLHLPTGKRRVLARAMALRSILPSPDGRWMVFYVAFDRPERNGLFVVSREGEQRKLNGFGSYRWRDNQRLVYTPLVLGQPTHRLFEYDLQNNTSRLLADLGAKVLNDQWQVSPDGGRVVFFSSQDRNLWVLELP